One part of the Limnochordia bacterium genome encodes these proteins:
- a CDS encoding extracellular solute-binding protein — MRCKNWLRCLMVVSLLLSILVPVYATADSEDLERITLEVVLTGGRDPNVNVVQDYGDIVWTEVLTQEFQKEYPNVDVVFRTGTLEQTIVSMIGGVGPDIVNGYGPQFINMGRQGMFIDLLPLLERDGAYEEVKLSYWPPQFGVFQHQGRVFALPQYLNIFAMYYNADMFGYMGVPDPEPRADLNTMDWREFETIARKLTQDRDGDGTPDIWGFSKVLTVTDHLHYWLKAAGSDFYGNEEKTVSILDNPAAVEALEYLQHLRWEAEVMPPPGSPWPWDAWKQGNVAIQEYGSHALVDYLGLQKDGAAKVPFKWNVFPLPIGPSGERYTLAADDGYAINGNTRHPEEAYALLRFLSGPIANEIMAKYVALQPAHRDVAPEYLNIMRELNTQAYDINIHVFTDAGAYAIPEIVYADHVNGETIIKEAYSRIFDQNKPVGPTWFEAIERLNRTMASIPTTKEDVQWESKLATFEDENDLRRWKTENVLLSLSDERVSEGDSALKALFEADVDFPNIRFGILDEEHSTSPEWSSYLFLAFDVWNDHSSDIDIYVKFHQIGGAAHDGNMVTLPSKEWKQIKIPLGFVMLDRTKLECFELWKWKYEEPITIYFDNFRLE; from the coding sequence ATGCGCTGTAAGAATTGGTTGCGATGTTTAATGGTTGTTTCCCTATTGCTGTCAATACTTGTTCCCGTGTATGCCACTGCAGACTCAGAAGACCTAGAACGGATTACACTTGAAGTAGTACTAACGGGTGGACGGGATCCGAATGTAAACGTAGTACAGGACTACGGCGATATCGTTTGGACGGAGGTTCTGACCCAGGAATTCCAGAAAGAGTACCCTAATGTTGATGTGGTCTTTCGGACTGGAACTCTCGAGCAAACCATTGTATCCATGATCGGCGGAGTCGGTCCAGATATTGTCAATGGCTACGGACCTCAGTTTATTAATATGGGTAGACAAGGCATGTTCATCGACCTACTTCCGCTTCTTGAACGTGATGGGGCATATGAGGAAGTAAAATTATCCTATTGGCCTCCGCAATTTGGGGTTTTCCAGCATCAAGGACGGGTGTTTGCACTACCACAATACCTTAACATATTTGCAATGTACTACAACGCTGATATGTTTGGCTACATGGGTGTACCTGATCCTGAACCTCGAGCTGACCTTAACACAATGGACTGGAGGGAGTTCGAGACGATTGCCAGGAAGCTAACTCAGGATCGTGATGGTGATGGAACACCAGACATATGGGGTTTTAGTAAGGTGCTTACAGTCACCGATCATCTACATTATTGGTTAAAGGCTGCGGGTTCGGACTTCTATGGTAATGAAGAGAAGACGGTAAGTATCCTTGATAATCCGGCGGCAGTGGAAGCGCTGGAATACTTACAGCATTTACGTTGGGAGGCAGAAGTCATGCCACCACCGGGTTCTCCATGGCCTTGGGATGCTTGGAAGCAGGGGAACGTTGCCATCCAGGAATACGGTTCCCATGCACTAGTGGACTACCTAGGCTTACAGAAAGACGGTGCTGCAAAGGTGCCCTTCAAGTGGAATGTGTTTCCGCTGCCAATTGGCCCATCAGGAGAACGCTATACCTTAGCTGCTGATGATGGATATGCGATTAACGGCAATACGAGGCATCCTGAAGAAGCGTACGCTCTGCTCAGATTCCTATCGGGACCGATCGCCAATGAGATTATGGCCAAGTACGTCGCTTTACAGCCGGCTCATCGTGATGTTGCACCTGAATACCTTAACATCATGCGAGAGCTAAATACGCAGGCGTATGACATTAATATTCATGTGTTCACTGATGCTGGTGCCTATGCCATTCCCGAAATAGTCTACGCCGATCACGTCAACGGTGAGACGATTATTAAGGAAGCATATAGCAGAATCTTTGACCAGAACAAACCGGTAGGTCCAACTTGGTTCGAAGCAATCGAACGTTTGAACCGGACGATGGCCTCCATTCCGACAACGAAGGAGGATGTTCAATGGGAGTCAAAACTGGCCACGTTTGAAGATGAAAATGATCTTCGCCGTTGGAAAACTGAAAATGTATTGCTGAGTCTTTCGGATGAGCGTGTAAGTGAAGGAGATTCGGCCCTAAAGGCATTATTTGAAGCGGATGTCGATTTCCCCAATATTCGTTTTGGCATTCTAGACGAAGAACATAGTACTTCACCGGAGTGGTCATCCTATCTGTTCCTAGCATTTGATGTATGGAATGATCATTCTAGCGATATAGATATTTACGTGAAATTCCATCAGATCGGTGGAGCTGCACACGACGGCAACATGGTGACGTTGCCGTCCAAGGAGTGGAAGCAGATCAAGATTCCTTTAGGATTTGTGATGTTGGATCGAACAAAACTAGAGTGCTTCGAGCTTTGGAAATGGAAATACGAGGAGCCTATTACTATCTACTTTGATAACTTCAGGCTGGAGTAA
- a CDS encoding sugar ABC transporter substrate-binding protein translates to MSKLNQRFVSNSRLCVLLALALAVVVTFPVQAKTKVRFAMWGTVEEVQTYQKIIENFEADNPDIEVEFEYSSWGEYWDKVQIQMLGGIAPDVIRMSGAYLEPFALDGVLLSIQPFIEKDQFPIDTDEYFDVSGIFKVDGSYYGLPEGGDITALFYNEDLFNAAGLNYPSADWTWEDLRHAAKRLTVHDGNEVEQWGFHTFLNGSGQAGYLNFILQAGGRALNDEKTMATVDTPEVHEALRFLQDMILGDGSAAPPDAGDHMAMFRAGQTAMLTAVVPFWTTFFEDASFDWDIAPLPMGKQRASTYNFCGFSMTSTTQESEAGWRLMKYFAGPEGQRILARNRQMLPPLRSVAVSDEFVDPTQRPYRLREVIEVTGPHIYDLQFTLNWWEWTEVLGNEVIEVMRGGKPVETAMKQATDIINQYLSNR, encoded by the coding sequence ATGAGTAAGCTAAACCAAAGGTTCGTCAGTAATTCTAGGTTATGTGTACTGCTGGCATTAGCTCTGGCGGTGGTAGTCACTTTTCCTGTTCAGGCAAAAACGAAGGTCCGCTTTGCGATGTGGGGTACAGTTGAGGAAGTTCAGACCTATCAAAAGATCATCGAGAATTTTGAGGCGGATAACCCAGATATCGAGGTGGAGTTTGAGTATTCAAGCTGGGGCGAGTATTGGGATAAGGTGCAAATTCAGATGTTGGGCGGCATTGCACCGGACGTGATCCGTATGAGTGGCGCATACCTGGAACCGTTTGCACTTGATGGGGTCCTACTTAGCATCCAACCGTTCATTGAAAAGGATCAGTTTCCCATTGATACCGATGAGTATTTCGACGTTTCAGGCATCTTTAAGGTAGATGGTAGTTACTATGGCTTGCCAGAGGGCGGTGACATAACGGCCCTTTTCTACAACGAAGATCTCTTTAACGCGGCGGGACTAAATTATCCTTCTGCTGATTGGACCTGGGAGGATCTTCGACATGCCGCAAAGCGATTAACAGTGCATGACGGTAATGAGGTTGAACAGTGGGGTTTTCATACGTTTCTCAATGGCAGTGGGCAGGCAGGTTACCTGAACTTCATCCTGCAGGCAGGCGGTCGAGCACTTAATGATGAGAAGACCATGGCAACCGTGGACACGCCAGAAGTCCATGAAGCTTTGCGTTTCCTACAAGACATGATCCTGGGGGATGGCTCAGCTGCACCTCCAGATGCAGGAGATCATATGGCAATGTTTAGGGCAGGTCAGACTGCTATGTTGACGGCGGTTGTTCCGTTTTGGACAACCTTCTTCGAGGATGCTTCGTTTGATTGGGATATAGCTCCGCTTCCAATGGGAAAACAGCGGGCCTCCACTTACAATTTCTGCGGTTTTAGTATGACCTCAACTACGCAGGAGAGTGAGGCAGGTTGGCGGTTAATGAAGTATTTTGCTGGCCCCGAAGGACAACGGATTCTTGCGCGTAACCGGCAAATGTTACCACCTTTACGCAGTGTGGCTGTTTCGGACGAATTTGTCGATCCGACCCAAAGACCCTATCGGTTACGAGAAGTGATTGAAGTAACAGGGCCCCATATTTATGATTTGCAGTTCACACTGAATTGGTGGGAATGGACAGAAGTTCTCGGTAACGAAGTGATTGAAGTAATGCGGGGTGGGAAGCCAGTCGAGACAGCGATGAAACAAGCGACCGATATTATTAACCAGTATTTAAGCAACCGATAA
- a CDS encoding LacI family transcriptional regulator: protein MATIREVAALAGVSTTTVSRVLNAKGSQIPISDRTKKKVIAAAIELGYEPNYMAKGLVGCKTETIGLVMYDLAHVLHPNFSQIVHGIVSALSQSSFDLMLLPLKGKLKRRNPIPFSVASYYRQHRVDGMIIAAQEVSTKALLELHREECPFVLLGAHLPGTKLPSVRANVEQGISDLIEHLFSLGHRRIGFINGPEGFRINDEMALGYRKALCRKGLFDTALLRSSDFTSETTRKRTKELLQLHEPPTAIMAADDLMAIEIMNVITEAGLTVPGDVSVAGYADLSVSGNVTPLLTTVGIPISETGRRAALLLLEILDKNNVRQPVQVLPTELIVRESTGPVSRWEGNRVLADLS from the coding sequence ATGGCGACAATTCGTGAAGTGGCAGCTTTAGCGGGGGTATCAACTACAACTGTATCGAGGGTGCTAAATGCAAAAGGATCTCAGATTCCGATTAGTGATCGAACAAAAAAGAAGGTCATTGCGGCGGCAATAGAGCTTGGATATGAACCGAATTACATGGCTAAGGGGTTGGTTGGCTGCAAGACTGAGACCATTGGGCTTGTAATGTATGATCTCGCCCATGTATTGCACCCGAATTTTTCTCAGATTGTACATGGTATTGTATCGGCTTTAAGTCAATCAAGCTTTGATTTGATGCTGCTACCCCTAAAGGGCAAACTAAAGCGACGAAATCCTATTCCGTTTTCCGTCGCTTCGTATTATCGACAACATAGGGTGGATGGGATGATCATAGCTGCACAGGAGGTGTCAACAAAGGCGCTACTTGAGCTTCACAGGGAAGAGTGTCCCTTTGTGCTGTTGGGTGCTCATCTTCCTGGTACGAAGCTGCCCTCGGTGCGTGCTAACGTCGAACAAGGAATAAGCGACCTTATTGAACACCTGTTCTCGCTAGGACATCGTCGCATAGGGTTTATCAATGGCCCGGAAGGATTTCGCATTAACGATGAGATGGCCTTGGGTTATCGTAAGGCCTTGTGCCGGAAGGGTCTGTTCGATACGGCTTTGCTGCGTTCTTCAGATTTTACTTCGGAAACAACGCGTAAGCGGACAAAGGAGCTTCTGCAACTTCACGAGCCTCCCACAGCGATTATGGCTGCTGACGATCTAATGGCGATAGAGATTATGAATGTGATTACTGAGGCCGGTCTAACAGTTCCTGGTGATGTGTCAGTGGCGGGCTACGCTGATCTGTCGGTCAGTGGTAACGTGACCCCGCTTCTAACCACTGTTGGTATTCCCATTTCCGAAACCGGCCGACGTGCGGCGCTACTGTTGCTGGAAATCCTGGACAAGAATAACGTTAGACAACCAGTTCAGGTCTTGCCAACGGAGTTGATTGTCCGAGAGTCCACAGGACCAGTCTCCAGATGGGAAGGGAATAGGGTACTAGCCGACCTATCTTGA
- a CDS encoding metal-sensitive transcriptional regulator codes for MGSISLDEKLRPEFKRQIIGRLKRIEGQARGVCKMVEEDRSCEEVAVQLAALKAAITQVGITFACDHLAECMAMELAAGKELEEVKNRFAKIFSQLT; via the coding sequence TTGGGTAGCATAAGTTTAGATGAGAAACTCCGCCCTGAATTTAAGCGGCAAATCATCGGTCGATTAAAACGCATCGAGGGCCAGGCCCGGGGCGTCTGCAAAATGGTAGAAGAGGACCGTAGTTGCGAAGAAGTCGCCGTGCAGCTAGCGGCACTAAAAGCTGCCATTACCCAAGTAGGAATTACCTTTGCTTGCGATCATCTTGCAGAGTGCATGGCCATGGAACTTGCAGCAGGCAAGGAACTTGAGGAAGTCAAGAACCGTTTTGCCAAAATATTCAGCCAACTCACTTAG
- a CDS encoding DUF4091 domain-containing protein, protein MYNASWRSLVVVMGLLAFLGGMVDVSCADNCVVWVPGKLDKIQREQAPPELILPPLIEMESAQNEWEGAQLIIHAGERLESVEVTVNPLVHREGIGPDIVLEVFRQHYVHITEPTSVFPTGWYPDALPPLQSSLSVEAGHNQGLWLSLKVPAKQPAGLYEGSVVLTLHSSNNVQVSEIPVQLTVWDFALPDETHTMSAFALWGDQIARYYGITPGSPRYWQMLERYYWFQTEYRLPPDDLPIPYVDPDQYVRSAERFVERPEVYSFRIPFRNDPAETKQLVDLLREKGWLSKGYFYLGGLIDEPSPEQYPSVHMYGQQLKQIAPDARHVVTIHPVEPLSGAVDTWAPLVHYYDHEMAQARQAIGEHMWWYTCVMPTSPYPTYHIDDDLMGARLLSWFQWNWDIEGVLYWSTTVFEKWTGSRYVRRDPWEDPLAFPGANGDGFLLYPGPDGPVASLRIEAIRDGLEDYEYLYLLEQRLGETAAELGMELDSVRLRQTISLLFDRVFENAPLVVERDSIVVAEARRLLADMILRACKEPLMLMQLEPLTEDESAPAYSKQLLTLWTSPGAKVNVNDEVLTSIRQHEEADCFELVVDRYQKHTVRIEHNEESRQFVLSQSHSQKGLGDQTITVLTSFEEEDDIYRLMAQHVALSLTNERTSNGDFALKAVFRPGFDFPNIRFPIAGPKGFSPNDWPLKKYLTFDVWNDDVNQAQIYVKFHQVGGAAYDNNMVILAPHEWKQVKIPLEFVRLDRAQLLSVEIWMWKQESSVTLCFDNFRLE, encoded by the coding sequence GTGTATAACGCTAGCTGGAGATCCTTAGTTGTGGTGATGGGATTGCTCGCATTTCTTGGAGGGATGGTTGACGTGTCGTGTGCAGATAATTGTGTAGTCTGGGTTCCAGGCAAGCTAGATAAGATCCAAAGAGAGCAGGCGCCGCCCGAGCTGATACTGCCGCCTCTAATTGAGATGGAATCTGCCCAAAATGAGTGGGAGGGCGCTCAATTAATCATTCATGCTGGTGAACGGTTAGAAAGCGTAGAGGTTACAGTAAATCCCCTTGTTCACCGGGAAGGAATAGGACCAGATATTGTGCTTGAGGTCTTTCGACAACACTACGTACATATAACGGAACCAACCTCGGTTTTTCCGACAGGATGGTATCCTGATGCATTGCCGCCCCTGCAAAGCTCGCTATCTGTGGAAGCTGGGCATAATCAGGGGCTTTGGCTGTCGCTTAAAGTGCCGGCAAAGCAGCCTGCGGGTTTGTATGAAGGATCGGTCGTGCTTACTTTGCACAGTAGCAACAATGTACAAGTGTCGGAGATACCGGTTCAGCTAACCGTCTGGGATTTTGCTTTGCCCGATGAGACCCATACGATGAGCGCGTTTGCTCTTTGGGGCGATCAGATTGCCCGTTATTATGGTATTACGCCAGGAAGCCCTCGCTATTGGCAGATGCTCGAACGGTACTATTGGTTCCAGACTGAGTATCGGCTTCCTCCAGATGACCTGCCGATTCCGTATGTGGATCCCGATCAATATGTTCGATCAGCGGAACGCTTCGTGGAGCGTCCTGAAGTTTATAGCTTCCGCATCCCGTTCCGAAACGATCCGGCCGAGACGAAGCAACTAGTAGATTTGCTTCGGGAGAAAGGATGGCTTTCAAAGGGCTATTTCTATCTTGGCGGACTAATTGACGAACCGTCACCGGAGCAGTATCCCTCTGTTCATATGTACGGGCAGCAATTGAAGCAGATCGCCCCGGATGCGCGACATGTTGTAACCATACATCCAGTTGAGCCCTTGTCTGGTGCGGTGGACACTTGGGCTCCTCTCGTGCATTATTATGATCATGAGATGGCTCAGGCAAGGCAGGCCATTGGGGAGCACATGTGGTGGTATACCTGCGTCATGCCCACCAGTCCGTACCCGACATATCATATCGACGATGATCTTATGGGTGCGCGTTTACTATCATGGTTCCAATGGAATTGGGATATTGAGGGTGTTCTTTATTGGTCTACCACCGTTTTTGAAAAATGGACCGGAAGCCGATATGTGCGCCGTGATCCATGGGAGGACCCATTAGCCTTCCCCGGAGCAAACGGCGATGGTTTCCTCCTATATCCTGGTCCCGATGGTCCAGTTGCGTCGTTACGAATAGAGGCGATTCGGGACGGATTAGAGGACTATGAATACCTCTATCTGTTGGAGCAACGATTGGGGGAAACAGCTGCGGAGTTGGGTATGGAGTTAGATTCAGTCCGATTGCGTCAGACGATATCTCTTTTGTTCGATCGGGTGTTTGAGAATGCTCCCTTAGTGGTCGAACGGGATTCCATTGTAGTGGCGGAAGCGCGACGTTTGCTAGCCGATATGATTCTACGTGCCTGTAAGGAGCCTCTAATGCTAATGCAATTGGAGCCACTGACCGAGGATGAGTCCGCTCCGGCATATTCCAAACAGCTCTTAACGCTATGGACCTCGCCTGGTGCAAAGGTCAACGTAAACGATGAAGTGCTAACGTCGATTAGGCAGCATGAAGAAGCTGATTGTTTTGAGTTAGTAGTTGATCGGTATCAGAAGCATACTGTTCGTATTGAACATAATGAGGAATCCCGTCAATTCGTGCTCAGTCAGTCGCACTCTCAAAAGGGTTTGGGGGATCAGACCATCACTGTTCTCACCTCATTTGAGGAAGAAGACGACATCTATCGTCTCATGGCCCAACATGTGGCGTTGAGCCTCACCAACGAGCGCACTAGCAACGGAGATTTTGCCTTGAAAGCGGTTTTCCGCCCAGGGTTTGACTTTCCGAATATACGATTTCCCATCGCAGGGCCGAAGGGCTTTTCACCTAACGATTGGCCGCTTAAGAAATACCTCACTTTTGATGTATGGAATGATGACGTGAATCAAGCACAGATATACGTTAAGTTTCATCAGGTTGGAGGAGCTGCTTACGATAACAACATGGTTATATTGGCCCCACATGAATGGAAGCAAGTTAAAATCCCCTTGGAGTTTGTCAGACTGGATAGGGCACAGTTGCTGAGTGTTGAAATCTGGATGTGGAAGCAGGAAAGTTCCGTCACGCTGTGTTTTGACAACTTTCGCCTAGAGTGA
- a CDS encoding AMP-binding protein — protein MIDKTVGAFLDEVARKYPDHDAVVYPIEGIRYTYAEFNEMCNRIARGLMAIGVRKGEHVSIWATNRVEWLLLQFATAKIGAVLVTVNTNYKVYELEYLLKQSDTESFFLIDGFKDVDYVKTLYRLVPELRESEPGKVKSERLKRLRRVVYIGDKPAPKGMLHWSQLLELSEEVSEEEFLQRQSSLDVHDVVNMQYTSGTTGFPKGVQLTHYNILNNGKAIGDCMNFTTKDRLCIPVPLFHCFGCVLGVMACVTHASTMVPVDYFRPKWVLEALSKERCTAIHGVPTMFIAVLGHPDFDKYDLSNLRTGIMAGSTCPTEVMKAAINRMGVREITSAYGQTEASPVITQTRTTDPVDIRITTVGRVLPSVEAKIVDVETRQEVPAGVQGEVCTRGYHVMKGYYNMPEATAQVIDEDGWLYTGDLGVQTEDGYFTITGRAKDMIIRGGENIYPREIEEFLYTHPSISDVQVVGVPDANYGEEIMAFVCLKEGHSCTEEEIQQYVKENMARHKVPRYVRFVTEYPTTASGKVQKYKLREMGVELLRLHDETRVETA, from the coding sequence ATGATAGACAAGACAGTCGGGGCGTTTTTGGACGAGGTAGCAAGGAAGTACCCCGACCATGACGCAGTGGTCTATCCTATAGAAGGAATTCGATACACCTATGCGGAGTTTAACGAGATGTGTAATCGGATTGCTCGTGGCCTCATGGCGATTGGTGTTCGCAAAGGTGAACATGTTTCGATTTGGGCGACTAACCGGGTTGAATGGCTCTTGCTCCAATTTGCAACGGCGAAAATCGGCGCGGTTTTAGTTACGGTAAATACGAACTACAAAGTATACGAACTGGAATACTTGCTTAAACAGTCAGATACCGAATCCTTTTTCCTGATAGACGGTTTTAAGGATGTGGATTACGTCAAAACACTGTATCGTCTAGTTCCGGAACTGCGTGAAAGCGAGCCCGGTAAAGTAAAGTCTGAACGTTTAAAAAGGCTAAGACGCGTAGTTTACATAGGTGACAAGCCCGCCCCCAAAGGTATGTTACACTGGAGCCAGTTGCTTGAGCTTTCCGAGGAGGTATCTGAGGAGGAGTTTCTACAGCGTCAGTCCTCCCTTGATGTTCATGATGTGGTTAACATGCAGTATACCTCTGGCACCACGGGTTTTCCTAAAGGGGTACAGCTTACACACTACAACATCCTAAATAATGGTAAGGCAATCGGGGATTGTATGAATTTTACTACCAAAGACCGTTTGTGTATTCCTGTACCGCTCTTTCATTGCTTTGGCTGTGTTCTAGGAGTCATGGCTTGTGTTACCCACGCTTCAACTATGGTACCAGTGGATTATTTCCGACCTAAATGGGTGCTCGAGGCGCTCTCGAAGGAACGATGTACTGCTATTCATGGCGTGCCCACCATGTTTATCGCTGTTCTGGGGCATCCTGACTTTGACAAATACGATCTAAGTAACCTAAGGACCGGGATTATGGCTGGTTCTACGTGCCCGACCGAAGTAATGAAGGCAGCGATCAACAGGATGGGTGTCAGAGAAATTACCAGTGCCTATGGTCAGACTGAAGCATCACCGGTAATTACACAAACAAGGACCACTGACCCAGTTGATATACGGATAACTACTGTTGGACGTGTTTTGCCTAGTGTTGAGGCCAAAATTGTTGATGTTGAGACCAGGCAGGAGGTTCCAGCGGGTGTACAAGGAGAGGTTTGCACCCGGGGTTATCATGTTATGAAAGGTTATTACAATATGCCCGAGGCTACTGCCCAGGTAATTGACGAAGACGGATGGTTGTATACCGGCGATTTAGGCGTGCAGACCGAGGATGGGTACTTCACGATTACAGGAAGAGCCAAAGACATGATTATTCGCGGTGGTGAAAATATCTATCCAAGGGAAATCGAGGAGTTCTTATATACCCATCCTAGTATTAGTGATGTGCAAGTTGTAGGAGTTCCTGATGCAAACTACGGGGAAGAAATCATGGCCTTTGTCTGTTTGAAGGAAGGGCATTCCTGTACAGAAGAAGAGATTCAGCAGTACGTAAAAGAGAATATGGCACGACACAAGGTACCCAGATATGTTCGCTTTGTAACCGAATATCCCACTACGGCAAGTGGAAAGGTGCAGAAATATAAGCTACGGGAAATGGGCGTGGAGCTTTTGAGGCTTCACGATGAAACCCGTGTTGAGACGGCTTGA
- the trxA gene encoding thioredoxin: MGNKVIELTNDAFQNEVLSSKTPVLVDFWAPWCGPCRMIAPIIEEIAKAYTQEELKVAKVNVDENQELATQYKVMSIPTLAIFKDGQIVKRLIGMQSSEALKGEINEVI; this comes from the coding sequence ATGGGAAACAAGGTCATTGAGCTAACAAACGATGCTTTTCAAAATGAGGTTCTGTCTTCAAAGACACCGGTACTCGTCGATTTTTGGGCCCCTTGGTGCGGTCCATGTCGCATGATTGCCCCGATTATTGAGGAAATCGCCAAAGCCTACACCCAAGAGGAGCTAAAGGTGGCCAAAGTCAACGTGGATGAAAATCAAGAGCTAGCCACCCAATACAAGGTCATGTCGATCCCGACCCTTGCCATTTTCAAAGATGGACAAATCGTAAAGCGATTGATCGGTATGCAGTCCTCTGAGGCGCTGAAGGGCGAAATTAATGAGGTCATATAA
- a CDS encoding LacI family transcriptional regulator, protein MATIREVAALAEVSTTTVSRVLNAKGSPIPISDETKKKVIAAAIELGYEPNYMAKGLVGCKTETIGLVMYDLAHVLHPNFSQIVHGIVSALSESSFDLVLLPLKGKIKRANPIPFSVASYYRQRRVDGLIVAAQEVSTKALLELHKEECPFVLLGAHLPDTSLSSVRANVEEGMVTLVEYLLSLGHRRIGFINGPKGFRINDEMGLGYRRALSRKDLFNKELLRSSDFTSEITRKRTEELLQLPEPPTAIIAADDLMAIEAMHVIAEAGLSIPKDISVAGYADLPVTSNVAPALTTVRIPISETGQRAAELLLEILDDNDLGQRVQVLPTELIVRESTGPVSDD, encoded by the coding sequence ATGGCGACGATTCGTGAAGTAGCAGCTTTGGCGGAAGTCTCTACAACAACGGTATCTCGGGTGCTAAATGCGAAAGGTTCTCCGATTCCTATCAGTGACGAGACGAAGAAGAAAGTCATAGCAGCGGCAATAGAACTTGGCTATGAACCCAACTATATGGCTAAAGGCTTGGTTGGCTGCAAAACCGAGACGATTGGTCTTGTGATGTACGATCTTGCCCATGTGTTACACCCAAACTTCTCTCAGATCGTACATGGTATAGTGTCAGCGTTAAGTGAGTCAAGCTTCGACTTGGTGTTATTGCCTCTAAAGGGCAAGATAAAGCGAGCAAATCCAATCCCGTTTTCAGTTGCATCTTATTATAGACAGCGTAGGGTAGACGGTCTGATTGTAGCGGCTCAGGAGGTTTCAACCAAGGCACTATTGGAGCTTCATAAAGAGGAGTGTCCCTTCGTTTTGCTAGGTGCCCACTTGCCTGACACGAGTCTTTCCTCGGTGCGTGCAAACGTTGAAGAAGGTATGGTTACCCTTGTTGAGTACCTGCTGTCTTTAGGACACCGCCGAATTGGGTTCATCAATGGACCCAAGGGATTTCGTATCAACGATGAGATGGGTTTGGGCTATCGCAGGGCTTTGTCAAGGAAGGACCTATTCAATAAAGAGCTCTTACGGTCTTCAGATTTCACCTCCGAGATAACCCGTAAACGGACCGAGGAGCTGCTACAGCTTCCGGAACCTCCCACCGCGATTATAGCTGCTGATGATCTCATGGCCATCGAGGCTATGCATGTGATTGCGGAAGCTGGTCTATCAATACCTAAGGACATATCAGTCGCCGGATATGCTGATTTGCCGGTAACTAGTAACGTGGCTCCTGCCTTGACGACTGTTCGGATTCCGATCTCCGAGACGGGCCAGCGTGCTGCTGAACTCCTATTGGAGATCTTAGATGACAATGATCTCGGGCAACGGGTGCAAGTTTTGCCAACGGAGCTAATAGTGCGAGAGTCAACTGGACCAGTTTCAGATGACTAG